Proteins encoded by one window of Actinocorallia herbida:
- a CDS encoding alcohol dehydrogenase catalytic domain-containing protein: MRTVVVTEPGKVEVHTVADPVLPGPAGAIVEVETSAICGSDLHFYDGDLPLFPVAAGHEAVGRVVEVGAEVRRFRPGQRVLVASVAGCGDCVGCADGDPVTCVAGGKVFGAGELGGAQSDLLAVPAADFNLLAVPDGVDDEAALLLTDNLGTGWVAAQRAGLAPGGTAVVLGLGAVGQCAVRSAFLLGAGRVLAVDPVPGRRARAEDSGAVGVAAEDVTAAILDLTDGRGADAVIDAVAKDTSLDTAFATVRAGGTVSVVGVHDLAPYPLPILMGVFRSVTLAMTTAPVHRTWTDLVPLVRHGRLDTTGIFTHEFRLDDAAAAYAAVAARTPDCMKVKLLP; the protein is encoded by the coding sequence ATGCGCACAGTCGTCGTCACCGAGCCGGGCAAGGTCGAGGTCCACACCGTCGCGGATCCCGTGCTCCCCGGGCCCGCGGGCGCGATCGTCGAGGTGGAGACCTCGGCGATCTGCGGCTCGGACCTGCACTTCTACGACGGTGACCTGCCGCTGTTCCCGGTCGCCGCCGGGCACGAGGCGGTGGGACGCGTCGTCGAGGTCGGCGCCGAGGTCCGCCGGTTCCGGCCGGGGCAGCGCGTGCTGGTCGCCTCCGTCGCCGGGTGCGGCGACTGCGTCGGCTGCGCGGACGGCGACCCCGTCACCTGCGTCGCGGGCGGGAAGGTGTTCGGCGCGGGCGAGCTCGGCGGCGCGCAGAGCGACCTGCTGGCCGTGCCCGCCGCGGACTTCAACCTCCTCGCGGTGCCCGACGGCGTCGACGACGAGGCCGCCCTCCTGCTCACCGACAACCTCGGCACCGGCTGGGTCGCGGCCCAGCGCGCCGGGCTCGCGCCGGGCGGCACCGCCGTCGTCCTGGGGCTGGGCGCGGTCGGCCAGTGCGCGGTCAGGTCGGCGTTCCTCCTGGGCGCGGGCCGGGTCCTGGCCGTCGACCCCGTCCCCGGCCGGCGCGCCCGCGCCGAGGACTCCGGCGCCGTCGGCGTCGCCGCCGAGGACGTCACCGCGGCGATCCTCGACCTCACCGACGGGCGCGGCGCCGACGCCGTCATCGACGCGGTCGCCAAGGACACCAGCCTCGACACCGCCTTCGCGACGGTCCGCGCGGGCGGCACCGTCTCCGTCGTCGGCGTCCACGACCTCGCCCCCTACCCGCTCCCGATCCTCATGGGCGTGTTCCGCAGCGTCACCCTCGCGATGACGACCGCCCCGGTGCACCGGACCTGGACCGACCTGGTCCCCCTCGTCCGGCACGGCCGCCTCGACACCACCGGGATCTTCACCCACGAGTTCCGCCTGGACGACGCCGCCGCCGCGTACGCCGCCGTGGCCGCCCGCACCCCGGACTGCATGAAGGTGAAGCTGCTCCCGTGA
- a CDS encoding DUF2306 domain-containing protein: MTEIKGGRPPSTRADRLVPAALILLIAIPVVAGIVRLTQLAVGVEITPSNARFFASPVPVVAHIVGVIVYGVLGAFQFAPGFRRRNPAWHRKAGRVLIVCGLVVALSALWMTLFYPRPDDVGDLLSGIRLVVGSAMAASIVLGFAAIRRRDFARHRAWMIRAYALGMGAGTQALTQLPWILTAGPPGRPDKAVLMAAAWLINVLVAEWIIRTGERPRRLRIPARASGP, from the coding sequence ATGACCGAAATCAAGGGGGGACGGCCCCCGTCCACGCGAGCGGATCGGCTCGTACCCGCCGCGCTGATCCTGCTCATCGCGATCCCGGTGGTGGCCGGGATCGTCCGGCTGACGCAACTGGCCGTCGGCGTCGAGATCACTCCCTCGAACGCCCGGTTCTTCGCCTCCCCCGTGCCCGTGGTCGCGCACATCGTCGGCGTCATCGTCTACGGCGTGCTGGGCGCGTTCCAGTTCGCCCCCGGCTTCCGCCGCCGCAACCCCGCCTGGCACCGCAAGGCCGGCCGGGTCCTCATCGTCTGCGGCCTCGTCGTGGCGCTCTCCGCTCTCTGGATGACCCTCTTCTACCCCCGCCCGGACGATGTCGGCGACCTCCTGAGCGGCATCCGCCTCGTGGTCGGCTCCGCCATGGCCGCGTCGATCGTCCTCGGCTTCGCCGCGATCCGCCGCCGGGACTTCGCCCGGCACCGCGCCTGGATGATCCGCGCCTACGCCCTCGGCATGGGCGCGGGCACCCAGGCCCTCACCCAGCTCCCCTGGATCCTCACCGCCGGCCCGCCCGGCCGGCCGGACAAGGCCGTCCTGATGGCCGCCGCCTGGCTCATCAACGTCCTCGTCGCCGAATGGATCATCCGGACCGGGGAGAGGCCACGGCGGCTCCGGATCCCCGCCCGCGCTTCTGGGCCTTGA
- a CDS encoding response regulator — protein sequence MSLRVVLADDQEIVRTGLRMILDAQPGIEVVGEAADGGRAVELARRLRPNVCLIDIRMPGMDGIEATRALAGPGVADPLAVVVITTFDLDEYVYAALRAGARGFLLKDAGPELLAQALRAAAAGDALITPKITARLLTAFANTGPPPAPPVEELTHREEQVLAAVARGRTNNEIADELYITLSTVKTHLTNLMAKLGARNRVEIAIWAYETHRVGRGRSR from the coding sequence GTGAGCCTGCGGGTGGTCCTCGCCGACGACCAGGAGATCGTGCGCACGGGGCTCCGGATGATCCTCGACGCCCAGCCCGGCATCGAGGTCGTCGGCGAGGCCGCGGACGGCGGGCGGGCCGTCGAGCTCGCCAGGCGGCTCCGTCCGAACGTGTGCCTGATCGACATCCGGATGCCCGGCATGGACGGCATCGAGGCCACCCGCGCCCTCGCCGGACCTGGCGTCGCCGATCCGCTCGCCGTCGTCGTCATCACCACGTTCGACCTCGACGAGTACGTGTACGCCGCGCTCAGGGCGGGCGCACGGGGTTTCCTGCTCAAGGACGCCGGTCCCGAGCTGCTCGCCCAGGCCCTCAGAGCCGCCGCGGCCGGCGACGCGCTCATCACCCCGAAGATCACCGCTCGGCTGCTGACGGCGTTCGCCAACACCGGGCCGCCGCCGGCGCCGCCCGTCGAGGAGCTCACCCACCGGGAGGAACAGGTCCTCGCCGCGGTGGCGCGCGGACGGACCAACAATGAGATAGCCGACGAGCTGTACATCACGCTCAGCACCGTCAAGACGCACCTCACCAACCTGATGGCCAAGCTCGGCGCCCGCAACCGGGTCGAGATCGCGATCTGGGCCTACGAGACCCACCGGGTCGGGCGCGGAAGGTCCCGCTGA
- a CDS encoding primary-amine oxidase, with protein sequence MNHPLDRLSREEIARNRELIDDAGLVTAHTRFALVALHEPAKDDVLAWRAGDPVERRVRSLLLDRASGAVRETVVSITGGEVVAQRVVDVVEEGQPPILLEEFALVEEILWKDPAWAAAMARRGIEDPERVRVSALSAGCFDIPGEEGLRLVRCLAFLQKGPEDNIWAHPIDGVVAYVDLIAGRVHDLIDEGPVPIPETSHDYHLDDPARPPRTTQKPIVITQPEGPSFTVDGDVVTWEKWRFRVGFNPVEGLTLHEIGFQDGEGIRPIVYRASVAEMVVPYGDPGPIRFWQNYFDAGEYSLGKEANSLTLGCDCLGEIHYLDAVLHDDDGNPRTIKNAICMHEEDAGVLWKHTDGYNGSVSTRRQRRMVVSFFITVGNYDYGFYWYLYLDGTIELECKATGIVFASAYPGPLPDGSEYPWAGEIAPGIGAPYHQHLFSARLDMMVDGVANAVDEIDVRRVPMGPRNPYGNGFTRQATRLRTESEAARLADGRVGRVWRISNPGSRNALGQPVSYTLHPEGLPTLLADDESSIARRAAFTRKHLWVTAYAEDERFPSGEFVNQNDGRTGIDTWIKADRDIDGADIVVWHTFGLTHFPRPEDWPIMPVDHTGFVLKPTGFFDANPALDTPAPRAAHAADAAPGGSCCGSGAE encoded by the coding sequence ATGAACCACCCGCTCGACCGCCTCAGCCGCGAGGAGATCGCCCGTAACCGGGAGTTGATCGATGACGCCGGCCTCGTGACGGCGCACACGCGGTTCGCGCTGGTGGCGCTGCACGAGCCCGCGAAGGACGATGTGCTGGCGTGGCGGGCCGGTGATCCCGTCGAACGGCGGGTGCGGTCGCTTCTGCTCGATCGCGCGAGCGGCGCGGTGCGGGAGACCGTGGTGTCGATCACCGGCGGCGAGGTGGTCGCACAGCGGGTCGTGGACGTCGTCGAGGAGGGGCAGCCGCCGATCCTCCTCGAGGAGTTCGCGCTGGTCGAGGAGATCCTGTGGAAGGACCCGGCCTGGGCTGCGGCCATGGCGCGGCGCGGCATCGAGGACCCCGAGCGCGTCCGGGTGTCGGCGCTGAGCGCCGGCTGCTTCGACATCCCGGGTGAGGAGGGGCTGCGCCTCGTCCGCTGCCTCGCCTTCCTCCAGAAGGGCCCCGAGGACAACATCTGGGCGCACCCGATCGACGGCGTCGTGGCCTACGTCGACCTGATCGCCGGACGGGTCCACGACCTCATCGACGAGGGCCCCGTCCCGATCCCGGAGACCTCCCACGACTACCACCTCGACGACCCGGCCCGCCCGCCGAGGACGACCCAGAAGCCGATCGTGATCACCCAGCCCGAAGGGCCCAGCTTCACCGTCGACGGCGATGTGGTCACCTGGGAGAAGTGGCGTTTCCGCGTCGGGTTCAACCCCGTCGAAGGCCTCACCCTGCACGAGATCGGCTTCCAGGACGGCGAGGGGATCCGCCCGATCGTCTACCGGGCGTCCGTCGCCGAGATGGTCGTCCCCTACGGCGACCCCGGCCCGATCCGCTTCTGGCAGAACTACTTCGACGCCGGCGAGTACTCGCTCGGCAAGGAGGCCAACTCCCTCACCCTCGGCTGCGACTGCCTGGGCGAGATCCACTACCTCGACGCCGTCCTGCACGACGACGACGGCAACCCGCGCACGATCAAGAACGCGATCTGCATGCACGAGGAGGACGCCGGCGTCCTCTGGAAGCACACCGACGGCTACAACGGCAGCGTGTCCACCCGCCGTCAGCGCCGCATGGTCGTCTCGTTCTTCATCACCGTCGGCAACTATGACTACGGCTTCTACTGGTACCTGTACCTCGACGGCACGATCGAGCTGGAGTGCAAGGCGACCGGCATCGTGTTCGCCTCCGCCTACCCCGGCCCGCTCCCCGACGGCTCGGAGTACCCGTGGGCCGGCGAGATCGCCCCCGGCATCGGCGCCCCCTACCACCAGCACCTGTTCTCCGCCCGCCTCGACATGATGGTCGACGGGGTCGCGAACGCCGTCGACGAGATCGACGTCCGCCGCGTCCCGATGGGCCCGCGGAACCCGTACGGCAACGGCTTCACCCGCCAGGCGACGCGCCTGCGCACCGAGTCCGAGGCCGCCCGCCTCGCCGACGGCCGGGTCGGCCGGGTCTGGCGGATCAGCAACCCCGGCTCGCGGAACGCCCTGGGGCAGCCCGTCTCCTACACCCTCCACCCCGAGGGCCTGCCCACCCTCCTCGCCGACGACGAGTCCTCGATCGCCCGGCGCGCGGCGTTCACCCGCAAGCACCTGTGGGTCACCGCCTACGCCGAGGACGAGCGGTTCCCGTCGGGCGAGTTCGTCAACCAGAACGACGGACGCACCGGAATCGACACCTGGATCAAGGCCGACCGGGACATCGACGGCGCCGACATCGTCGTCTGGCACACGTTCGGCCTCACTCACTTCCCGCGCCCCGAGGACTGGCCGATCATGCCGGTCGACCACACCGGATTCGTCCTGAAGCCGACCGGTTTCTTCGACGCCAACCCGGCGCTCGACACCCCGGCCCCTCGCGCCGCCCACGCGGCGGACGCGGCCCCGGGCGGATCCTGCTGCGGCTCGGGCGCCGAGTGA
- a CDS encoding nuclear transport factor 2 family protein yields MLTDALIADRIEIADLFTRFALLLDEGRWEDAGTVFAEDVAVHSPRGGELRGLDKVVGFMRRSDVEGRYTQHTTTDLLVDVEGDRAAASANSIVRYYREGQAPHFTGGLRVITTAVRTPAGWRFGDVRIAPVWTSGD; encoded by the coding sequence GTGCTCACGGATGCTCTGATCGCCGACCGCATCGAGATCGCCGACCTGTTCACCCGCTTCGCGCTCCTGCTCGATGAGGGGCGGTGGGAGGACGCGGGGACCGTGTTCGCCGAGGATGTGGCGGTGCACTCGCCGCGCGGGGGCGAACTCCGCGGTCTCGACAAGGTCGTCGGGTTCATGCGGCGGAGTGATGTCGAGGGGCGGTACACCCAGCACACGACCACCGATCTGCTGGTGGACGTCGAGGGAGACCGGGCGGCCGCCTCGGCGAACTCGATCGTGCGCTACTACCGCGAGGGCCAGGCCCCCCACTTCACCGGCGGTCTGCGCGTCATCACCACCGCGGTGCGGACGCCGGCGGGCTGGCGGTTCGGCGACGTGCGGATCGCGCCCGTCTGGACGAGCGGGGACTGA
- a CDS encoding VOC family protein: MHLDLVTLIVDDYDPAIAFFTEVLGFELAEDVPSRTNDGRPKRWVVVRPPAARTGFVLARADGPRQVAAIGAQAAGRVTFFLRVDDFAAVHARLSGAGVVFRAEPRDEAYGRIAVFTDPWGNPWDLLGPTPP, from the coding sequence GTGCATCTGGATCTGGTGACGCTCATCGTCGACGACTACGACCCGGCCATCGCGTTCTTCACCGAGGTGCTGGGGTTCGAGCTGGCCGAGGACGTACCGTCCCGGACCAACGACGGCCGTCCCAAACGGTGGGTGGTGGTCCGTCCGCCCGCGGCCCGCACCGGCTTCGTCCTGGCGCGGGCCGACGGCCCCCGGCAGGTCGCGGCGATCGGGGCCCAGGCGGCTGGACGCGTGACGTTCTTTCTGCGGGTCGACGACTTCGCGGCGGTCCACGCCCGGCTGTCCGGCGCGGGGGTGGTCTTCCGCGCGGAGCCGCGTGACGAGGCCTACGGCCGGATCGCGGTGTTCACCGACCCGTGGGGCAACCCCTGGGACCTCCTCGGCCCCACCCCGCCCTGA
- a CDS encoding glyoxalase: MDGLSEPEVRPNETTVPLMPCASVEETVGFYEALGFETTYKQNRPYVYLVVRWSGFQLHFGPAPEGLDPSRGTSGGCLVLVDAVAPYHAAFVAAMRRTYGKVLGSGLPRITRHRPGASRFTLYDPSGNSIIFIQRDEPAEVEYGGSKKLTGLAKALDNARILREFKNDDLQAFRALKSAIRRHGADAPAAERAIVLCHLIDLATILGEATDPWLTDLHALYLGPDDRHRVESELGHLAGLPQWLPPA, encoded by the coding sequence GTGGACGGCTTGAGTGAGCCGGAAGTTCGGCCGAACGAGACGACGGTGCCGTTGATGCCGTGCGCGTCGGTGGAGGAGACCGTGGGGTTCTACGAGGCGCTGGGGTTCGAGACGACCTACAAGCAGAACAGGCCCTACGTGTATCTGGTGGTGCGGTGGAGCGGGTTCCAGCTGCACTTCGGCCCGGCACCGGAGGGCCTGGATCCCTCCCGGGGGACGTCCGGGGGCTGCCTGGTCCTGGTCGACGCCGTGGCGCCCTACCATGCGGCGTTCGTCGCGGCGATGCGCCGGACGTACGGGAAGGTGCTGGGTTCCGGGCTTCCGCGGATCACCCGCCACCGGCCCGGCGCGTCCCGGTTCACGCTCTACGATCCGTCCGGGAACTCGATCATCTTCATCCAGCGCGACGAGCCCGCCGAGGTCGAGTACGGCGGCTCGAAGAAGCTGACGGGCCTGGCCAAGGCGCTCGACAACGCCAGGATCCTGCGCGAGTTCAAGAACGACGACCTCCAGGCGTTCCGCGCCCTCAAGTCCGCGATCCGCAGGCACGGCGCGGACGCCCCGGCGGCCGAACGGGCCATCGTGCTGTGCCACCTCATCGACCTGGCCACGATCCTCGGCGAGGCCACCGACCCCTGGCTCACCGACCTGCACGCCTTGTACCTCGGCCCCGACGACAGGCACCGCGTCGAATCGGAACTCGGTCACCTCGCCGGACTCCCCCAATGGCTGCCTCCGGCCTGA
- a CDS encoding amidohydrolase, translated as MSGAHPDLIVVNAQVHTDGPGITSVAVTDGRISALSREPLPAGPRTEVVDAGGATLLPGFTDAHVHPLAAGAQLLTCDLARLPHSPDRYRETIRAYAEAHPDQEWISGNGWYGDTFPGGLPDRRFLDEIVPDRPAVFFSHDGHGVWVNSRALERAGIDDRTPDPANGRINRDADGVATGVLVERAGDLVSDLLPPLTEAFLERAFLAAQRHLHAVGVTGWQDACLGPLFGMPDPLPLYRRLAADGRLTARVVGALWWEAGDGLAQLDSIEERRATSTIGRFRATTVKVMQDGVCENCTGAMLAPYSGGGHHGTASGLSFIDPAELAGICRELDGRGFQIHLHAVGDRAVRECLDALEAAHREGDLRHQIAHLDVVDPADVPRFAELGVIANIQALWARRDKEIVERKLPLLGPEREPMHFPFGALHRAGARLAMGSDWPVTDPNPLWAIHTAATRLGVPEDPHSVGEGVFTEPLEARQAIDFRVALDAYTAGSAYANHAEHELGSIKPGHKADLALLDRPILDGGAGATAARTVLTLVDGRPVHDAR; from the coding sequence ATGAGCGGCGCACACCCCGACCTGATCGTGGTCAACGCGCAGGTCCACACGGACGGCCCCGGCATCACGTCGGTGGCCGTCACGGACGGGCGGATCAGCGCCCTGTCCCGCGAGCCGCTGCCCGCGGGGCCGCGCACCGAGGTCGTCGACGCGGGCGGGGCGACCCTCCTGCCCGGCTTCACCGACGCCCACGTGCACCCGCTCGCGGCCGGGGCACAGCTGCTCACCTGCGACCTGGCCCGGCTCCCGCACTCGCCGGACCGGTACCGCGAGACGATCCGCGCCTACGCCGAGGCTCATCCCGACCAGGAGTGGATCAGCGGCAACGGCTGGTACGGGGACACCTTCCCCGGCGGCCTGCCCGACCGGCGCTTCCTCGACGAGATCGTCCCCGACCGTCCGGCGGTCTTCTTCAGCCACGACGGCCACGGCGTCTGGGTGAACAGCCGCGCCCTGGAACGCGCCGGGATCGACGACAGAACGCCCGATCCCGCCAACGGCAGGATTAACCGGGACGCAGACGGCGTCGCCACGGGCGTCCTGGTGGAACGCGCCGGAGACCTGGTCAGCGACCTCCTGCCCCCGCTCACCGAGGCCTTCCTGGAGCGGGCCTTCCTCGCCGCGCAGCGCCACCTGCACGCGGTCGGCGTCACCGGCTGGCAGGACGCGTGCCTCGGCCCGCTGTTCGGCATGCCCGACCCGCTGCCCCTCTACCGCCGCCTCGCCGCGGACGGACGGCTCACCGCCCGCGTGGTCGGCGCGCTCTGGTGGGAGGCGGGCGACGGCCTCGCCCAGCTCGACTCGATCGAGGAACGCCGCGCCACGAGCACCATCGGACGCTTCCGCGCGACGACCGTCAAGGTGATGCAGGACGGCGTCTGCGAGAACTGCACCGGCGCGATGCTCGCCCCCTACTCGGGCGGCGGCCACCACGGGACCGCCTCGGGCCTGTCCTTCATCGACCCCGCCGAACTCGCCGGGATCTGCCGGGAACTCGACGGCCGCGGCTTCCAGATCCACCTGCACGCCGTAGGCGACCGGGCCGTCCGAGAGTGCCTGGACGCCCTCGAAGCCGCGCACCGTGAAGGCGACCTCCGCCACCAGATCGCCCATCTCGACGTCGTCGACCCCGCCGACGTGCCCCGGTTCGCCGAGCTCGGCGTGATCGCCAACATCCAGGCGCTGTGGGCCCGCCGCGACAAGGAGATCGTGGAACGCAAGCTCCCGCTCCTCGGCCCGGAACGCGAGCCCATGCACTTCCCCTTCGGCGCCCTGCACCGGGCGGGCGCTCGGCTGGCGATGGGCAGCGACTGGCCGGTCACCGACCCGAACCCGCTCTGGGCGATCCACACCGCGGCGACCCGCCTCGGCGTCCCGGAGGACCCGCACTCCGTCGGCGAAGGGGTGTTCACCGAGCCGTTGGAGGCCCGCCAGGCGATCGACTTCCGCGTCGCCCTCGACGCCTACACGGCGGGCTCCGCCTACGCCAACCACGCCGAGCACGAACTGGGCTCGATCAAGCCCGGCCACAAGGCCGACCTGGCGCTCCTGGACCGTCCGATCCTGGACGGCGGCGCGGGCGCGACGGCCGCCCGGACGGTCCTCACCCTGGTCGACGGGCGGCCGGTGCACGACGCGCGCTGA
- a CDS encoding sensor histidine kinase — protein sequence MAVLLRSVWDEARPGLAPVRVWRDWWLVGLSAPIAVIEGVLRPEVPWRVFSVVLTVGLVPTLLWRRTRPLAMVAVAFGACGLAALLTSGEPPGLHTMVFLVLLPYALFRWGSGREAAIGLVIVFGKVLVTGEESAGDLVGALAVLSAAMALGGALRYRARARAREFDQVKMLEREGLARDLHDTVAHHVSAIAIRAQAGLAMAPADPAAATDALRVIESEASRTLAEMRAMVRVLRRDLPAELSPSPRVTDLARLADPSRTGPAVEVEISGDVDELTPSVAAAVYRLAQESVTNARRHARHATRVSVRVAADDALVRLRVSDDGDTGLIRPSTSPGYGLIGMIERAQLLGGTCTAGPDPERGWTVTAVLPRAGWAK from the coding sequence GTGGCCGTTCTTTTGCGTTCGGTGTGGGATGAGGCGCGCCCGGGGCTGGCGCCGGTGCGGGTGTGGCGGGATTGGTGGCTGGTGGGGTTGTCGGCGCCCATCGCGGTGATCGAGGGGGTGCTGCGGCCGGAGGTGCCGTGGCGGGTGTTCTCGGTGGTGCTGACCGTCGGGTTGGTGCCGACGCTGCTGTGGCGCAGGACCCGGCCCCTGGCGATGGTCGCGGTCGCGTTCGGGGCGTGCGGGCTCGCGGCGCTGCTGACGAGCGGGGAGCCACCGGGGCTGCACACGATGGTGTTCCTGGTGCTCCTGCCGTACGCGCTGTTCCGGTGGGGGTCGGGGCGCGAGGCCGCGATCGGCCTGGTGATCGTGTTCGGCAAGGTCCTCGTCACCGGTGAGGAGAGTGCCGGAGACCTCGTCGGCGCGCTCGCCGTCCTGTCCGCGGCGATGGCGCTCGGCGGGGCGCTGCGGTACCGGGCGCGGGCTCGGGCGCGCGAGTTCGACCAGGTCAAGATGCTGGAGCGGGAGGGGCTGGCCCGTGATCTGCACGACACCGTGGCCCACCATGTCTCGGCGATCGCGATCCGCGCCCAGGCGGGGCTGGCGATGGCCCCGGCAGACCCGGCGGCCGCGACGGACGCGCTCCGTGTGATCGAGAGCGAGGCCTCGCGCACCCTCGCCGAGATGCGCGCGATGGTCCGGGTGCTCCGGCGCGACCTTCCAGCCGAGCTGTCGCCGAGCCCGCGCGTCACCGATCTCGCACGGCTCGCCGACCCATCGCGGACGGGGCCCGCCGTGGAGGTGGAGATCTCCGGGGACGTGGACGAGCTGACCCCGTCGGTCGCGGCGGCCGTCTACCGCCTGGCGCAGGAGTCGGTCACCAACGCGCGGAGGCACGCCCGCCATGCCACCCGCGTCTCGGTCCGCGTCGCCGCCGATGACGCGCTGGTGCGGCTGCGGGTCAGCGACGACGGCGACACCGGACTGATCCGGCCGAGCACGTCGCCGGGGTACGGGCTCATCGGGATGATCGAACGCGCGCAGCTCCTCGGCGGGACGTGCACGGCAGGACCGGATCCCGAGCGGGGCTGGACCGTCACCGCGGTGCTGCCCAGGGCGGGATGGGCCAAGTGA